One genomic segment of Drosophila melanogaster chromosome 3R includes these proteins:
- the jvl gene encoding javelin-like, isoform E, giving the protein MECLPMSSAAHHPHLMAGASAVGAVSASPTATVVVGATYPHHLHHHHLSHHTPYSNSYGSHHIHSEQTKSLQELQHEVGALLEFRDLVIETFPDLKHKMASMSATPSTPTSSVGAIGGSHSVGGGSSSLATRREWEPGIRMKRKQSHKEPSTSSAAAAPSSGAEASSSSLTRSRSNSHSGKKEPKSGENNNGSVVQDSGFSTETSSSKEGHSASSTNGAMTVAIAANRLSCAESDDELLNLLDVIHRKSNRLREEVEHLQSYERQHGDAQKTGGEGQGASKEGMTAQQFREQVERLNREDIKQLRKERDRLLDKLAEMEAETLTGRIKAAKMSDQVEELVGVKKDLEEQLKLAMAQKLELSSRVQQLQQQQQSKSSSSGSQSDYSSQRNFLSSATTVLSNGSRPSSNVISNNTFQPVVLDQPAQEAFHQSPGSDIPLRKQQQQSLGRLDGIVSTPGTRNSKCRLTDSKRFAAILLETNVLELQRHLLTLTVQNQVLAQKLESSSKSKTLLAKRLDKNSEEFEHLRYQLEEKNIELEGTKAQLRLVESRLQASNSTSNSYLHSSQHDYETNRSSASTTLMLSRRGVSDSVDSTSTAMPAPPVTQISTPSMKAMVPLAMDELQQHSSSTESAHEHENQGLQTPNSTSSPLSKTIINASPCPVGSSTPSNIAARVMSISVGGVSPFEAMTPPPRQNAFRKFGSASKPSKIPLPGSKAAAYFSGKPPTGRPSTAGRSPPSANNSSSTSYGSKSSLSRSTGNLQSLRRAETSASNHSLSTNTSRSSTSSSIPLATTPYSSGSTGNRSQPTAATTPSPRVLQNSPLPKLKRDTISSRVRHLDSLSRAQQTPEGLKGTTTNSTSIAAQLSSTLRKDLQLSGNGTGAPYNQHHLNHRRSGHSPASNSSGSGVSRRYSSASTGGSGGRAIGRDQGEPTTPTSSYGGDSDSGKIQATYPNKRQATLRK; this is encoded by the exons ATGGAATGCCTGCCGATGAGCAGTGCTGCCCATCACCCACATCTGATGGCGGGTGCATCGGCGGTAGGAGCCGTTTCCGCCTCTCCCACGGCGACCGTGGTGGTGGGTGCCACGTATCCGCACCacctgcaccaccaccacttgAGCCACCACACGCCGTACAGCAATAGCTACGGGAGCCACCACATACACAGCGAGCAAACCAAGTCGCTGCAGGAGCTGCAGCACGAGGTTGGCGCTCTGCTGGAGTTCCGGGACCTGGTCATAGAAACTTTTCCCGACCTCAAGCACAAGATGGCCTCCATGTCCGCAACGCCCTCGACTCCCACGTCTTCGGTGGGTGCCATCGGTGGCAGTCACTCGGTAGGTGGCGGCAGCTCCTCTCTGGCCACCAG ACGTGAGTGGGAGCCGGGCATACGGATGAAGCGAAAACAGTCGCACAAAGAACCGTCCACGTCGTCAGCGGCAGCTGCTCCTTCCTCCGGAGCTGAGGCGTCGTCCTCGTCGCTGACACGCAGCCGTAGCAACTCGCACAGCGGCAAGAAAGAGCCAAAGAGCGGAGAGAACAACAACGGAAGCGTTGTGCAAGACTCCGGCTTCTCAACGGAGACCAGTTCCTCCAAGGAGGGCCACAGTGCCTCCTCCACCAACGGTGCTATGACG GTGGCCATAGCAGCGAATCGCCTGAGCTGCGCGGAATCGGACGATGAGTTGCTCAACCTGCTGGACGTTATTCACCGCAAGTCCAATCGATTACGCGAGGAAGTGGAGCACTTGCAGAGCTATGAGCGCCAGCACGGGGATGCTCAGAAGACAGGAGGCGAAGGCCAGGGTGCGAGCAAGGAGGGAATGACAGCGCAGCAGTTCCGAGAGCAGGTGGAGCGATTAAATCGCGAGGATATCAAACAGCTGCGCAAGGAGCGCGACCGTCTGCTTGACAAGTTGGCCGAAATGGAGGCGGAAACGCTGACCGGACGCATTAAGGCGGCCAAGATGAGCGACCAGGTGGAGGAGTTGGTAGGAGTGAAGAAAGATCTCGAGGAGCAGCTGAAACTGGCGATGGCCCAAAAGCTAGAGTTGAGCTCGCGGGTGcaacagttgcagcagcagcagcaaagtaAAAGCTCTTCCAG CGGCAGTCAGTCGGATTACTCCAGTCAACGCAACTTTCTATCCTCAGCTACCACGGTGCTCTCCAATGGCAGTCGTCCTAGCAGCAACGTCATCAGCAATAACACATTCCAGCCGGTCGTACTTGATCAGCCAGCGCAGGAAGCATTCCATCAAAGCCCAGGCAGTGATATTCCATTGagaaaacagcaacagcaatccTTGGGACGTCTTGATGGCATCGTTAGCACGCCCGGAACGCGCAACTCCAAGTGCCGTTTGACCGACTCCAAGCGATTTGCGGCCATTTTGTTGGAAACTAATGTATTGGAGCTGCAGCGCCACTTGCTCACCCTCACCGTGCAGAACCAGGTGCTGGCCCAAAAGCTGGAATCGTCCAGCAAGTCCAAGACGCTGCTGGCCAAGCGGCTGGACAAAAACAGCGAGGAGTTCGAACATTTGCGCTACCAGCTGGAGGAGAAGAATATTGAGCTTGAGGGCACCAAGGCGCAATTGCGGCTGGTAGAGTCTCGTCTGCAGGCGAGCAATAGCACCAGCAACTCGTATCTGCACTCCTCACAGCACGACTACGAGACCAATCGCTCTTCGGCTTCCACCACGCTAATGCTGAGTCGTCGTGGAGTTTCCGATTCGGTGGACTCTACCTCGACGGCTATGCCTGCCCCGCCAGTCACACAGATCAGTACGCCCAGCATGAAGGCCATGGTGCCGCTGGCCATGGAtgagctgcagcagcacaGTAGTAGCACGGAGTCGGCGCACGAACACGAGAATCAAGGGCTTCAAACACCCAACAGCACCAGCTCTCCCCTCAGTAAGACGATCATAAATGCAAGTCCCTGTCCGGTGGGAAGCAGTACGCCCAGTAATATAGCTGCCCGTGTGATGAGCATCAGCGTGGGTGGAGTGAGTCCGTTTGAGGCCATGACTCCTCCGCCGCGACAAAATGCGTTCCGAAAGTTTGGAAGTGCCAGCAAGCCCAGCAAGATTCCGTTGCCGGGCAGCAAGGCGGCGGCCTATTTTTCGGGCAAACCGCCAACGGGAAGACCGTCGACGGCGGGAAGATCTCCTCCATCGGCGAACAATTCAAGTAGCACCTCGTATGGCAGTAAATCCTCGTTGAGCAGAAGTACGGGAAATTTGCAGAGCCTGCGAAGAGCAGAGACGTCCGCCTCCAATCACTCGCTGAGTACGAATACGAGCCGGAGTTCTACTTCCTCTTCGATACCGCTGGCCACCACACCTTACTCATCCGGCTCGACTGGCAATCGCAGCCAGCCGACAGCCGCAACGACTCCGTCCCCGCGTGTGCTCCAGAACTCACCGCTGCCCAAGCTGAAGCGGGATACGATCAGCTCGAGGGTGCGTCATCTGGACTCCCTGTCACGTGCCCAGCAGACGCCGGAGGGCCTGAAGGGTACCACCACCAACTCCACCTCCATTGCCGCTCAGCTGAGCTCGACTCTGCGCAAAGATCTCCAGCTGAGTGGAAACGGGACCGGAGCTCCCTATAATCAGCACCACCTGAATCACAGGCGCAGTGGTCACTCGCCGGCCTCGAACTCCTCTGGCAGCGGCGTGTCCAGGCGTTACAGTAGTGCCTCGACTGGGGGGTCCGGTGGTCGAGCCATCGGCCGGGATCAGGGTGAGCCCACCACGCCCACATCCAGCTATGGCGGCGACAGTGATAGTGGCAAG ATACAAGCCACTTATCCTAACAAACGCCAGGCTACACTGAGAAAATAA
- the jvl gene encoding javelin-like, isoform B, translating to MECLPMSSAAHHPHLMAGASAVGAVSASPTATVVVGATYPHHLHHHHLSHHTPYSNSYGSHHIHSEQTKSLQELQHEVGALLEFRDLVIETFPDLKHKMASMSATPSTPTSSVGAIGGSHSVGGGSSSLATSRREWEPGIRMKRKQSHKEPSTSSAAAAPSSGAEASSSSLTRSRSNSHSGKKEPKSGENNNGSVVQDSGFSTETSSSKEGHSASSTNGAMTVAIAANRLSCAESDDELLNLLDVIHRKSNRLREEVEHLQSYERQHGDAQKTGGEGQGASKEGMTAQQFREQVERLNREDIKQLRKERDRLLDKLAEMEAETLTGRIKAAKMSDQVEELVGVKKDLEEQLKLAMAQKLELSSRVQQLQQQQQSKSSSSGSQSDYSSQRNFLSSATTVLSNGSRPSSNVISNNTFQPVVLDQPAQEAFHQSPGSDIPLRKQQQQSLGRLDGIVSTPGTRNSKCRLTDSKRFAAILLETNVLELQRHLLTLTVQNQVLAQKLESSSKSKTLLAKRLDKNSEEFEHLRYQLEEKNIELEGTKAQLRLVESRLQASNSTSNSYLHSSQHDYETNRSSASTTLMLSRRGVSDSVDSTSTAMPAPPVTQISTPSMKAMVPLAMDELQQHSSSTESAHEHENQGLQTPNSTSSPLSKTIINASPCPVGSSTPSNIAARVMSISVGGVSPFEAMTPPPRQNAFRKFGSASKPSKIPLPGSKAAAYFSGKPPTGRPSTAGRSPPSANNSSSTSYGSKSSLSRSTGNLQSLRRAETSASNHSLSTNTSRSSTSSSIPLATTPYSSGSTGNRSQPTAATTPSPRVLQNSPLPKLKRDTISSRVRHLDSLSRAQQTPEGLKGTTTNSTSIAAQLSSTLRKDLQLSGNGTGAPYNQHHLNHRRSGHSPASNSSGSGVSRRYSSASTGGSGGRAIGRDQGEPTTPTSSYGGDSDSGKIQATYPNKRQATLRK from the exons ATGGAATGCCTGCCGATGAGCAGTGCTGCCCATCACCCACATCTGATGGCGGGTGCATCGGCGGTAGGAGCCGTTTCCGCCTCTCCCACGGCGACCGTGGTGGTGGGTGCCACGTATCCGCACCacctgcaccaccaccacttgAGCCACCACACGCCGTACAGCAATAGCTACGGGAGCCACCACATACACAGCGAGCAAACCAAGTCGCTGCAGGAGCTGCAGCACGAGGTTGGCGCTCTGCTGGAGTTCCGGGACCTGGTCATAGAAACTTTTCCCGACCTCAAGCACAAGATGGCCTCCATGTCCGCAACGCCCTCGACTCCCACGTCTTCGGTGGGTGCCATCGGTGGCAGTCACTCGGTAGGTGGCGGCAGCTCCTCTCTGGCCACCAG CAGACGTGAGTGGGAGCCGGGCATACGGATGAAGCGAAAACAGTCGCACAAAGAACCGTCCACGTCGTCAGCGGCAGCTGCTCCTTCCTCCGGAGCTGAGGCGTCGTCCTCGTCGCTGACACGCAGCCGTAGCAACTCGCACAGCGGCAAGAAAGAGCCAAAGAGCGGAGAGAACAACAACGGAAGCGTTGTGCAAGACTCCGGCTTCTCAACGGAGACCAGTTCCTCCAAGGAGGGCCACAGTGCCTCCTCCACCAACGGTGCTATGACG GTGGCCATAGCAGCGAATCGCCTGAGCTGCGCGGAATCGGACGATGAGTTGCTCAACCTGCTGGACGTTATTCACCGCAAGTCCAATCGATTACGCGAGGAAGTGGAGCACTTGCAGAGCTATGAGCGCCAGCACGGGGATGCTCAGAAGACAGGAGGCGAAGGCCAGGGTGCGAGCAAGGAGGGAATGACAGCGCAGCAGTTCCGAGAGCAGGTGGAGCGATTAAATCGCGAGGATATCAAACAGCTGCGCAAGGAGCGCGACCGTCTGCTTGACAAGTTGGCCGAAATGGAGGCGGAAACGCTGACCGGACGCATTAAGGCGGCCAAGATGAGCGACCAGGTGGAGGAGTTGGTAGGAGTGAAGAAAGATCTCGAGGAGCAGCTGAAACTGGCGATGGCCCAAAAGCTAGAGTTGAGCTCGCGGGTGcaacagttgcagcagcagcagcaaagtaAAAGCTCTTCCAG CGGCAGTCAGTCGGATTACTCCAGTCAACGCAACTTTCTATCCTCAGCTACCACGGTGCTCTCCAATGGCAGTCGTCCTAGCAGCAACGTCATCAGCAATAACACATTCCAGCCGGTCGTACTTGATCAGCCAGCGCAGGAAGCATTCCATCAAAGCCCAGGCAGTGATATTCCATTGagaaaacagcaacagcaatccTTGGGACGTCTTGATGGCATCGTTAGCACGCCCGGAACGCGCAACTCCAAGTGCCGTTTGACCGACTCCAAGCGATTTGCGGCCATTTTGTTGGAAACTAATGTATTGGAGCTGCAGCGCCACTTGCTCACCCTCACCGTGCAGAACCAGGTGCTGGCCCAAAAGCTGGAATCGTCCAGCAAGTCCAAGACGCTGCTGGCCAAGCGGCTGGACAAAAACAGCGAGGAGTTCGAACATTTGCGCTACCAGCTGGAGGAGAAGAATATTGAGCTTGAGGGCACCAAGGCGCAATTGCGGCTGGTAGAGTCTCGTCTGCAGGCGAGCAATAGCACCAGCAACTCGTATCTGCACTCCTCACAGCACGACTACGAGACCAATCGCTCTTCGGCTTCCACCACGCTAATGCTGAGTCGTCGTGGAGTTTCCGATTCGGTGGACTCTACCTCGACGGCTATGCCTGCCCCGCCAGTCACACAGATCAGTACGCCCAGCATGAAGGCCATGGTGCCGCTGGCCATGGAtgagctgcagcagcacaGTAGTAGCACGGAGTCGGCGCACGAACACGAGAATCAAGGGCTTCAAACACCCAACAGCACCAGCTCTCCCCTCAGTAAGACGATCATAAATGCAAGTCCCTGTCCGGTGGGAAGCAGTACGCCCAGTAATATAGCTGCCCGTGTGATGAGCATCAGCGTGGGTGGAGTGAGTCCGTTTGAGGCCATGACTCCTCCGCCGCGACAAAATGCGTTCCGAAAGTTTGGAAGTGCCAGCAAGCCCAGCAAGATTCCGTTGCCGGGCAGCAAGGCGGCGGCCTATTTTTCGGGCAAACCGCCAACGGGAAGACCGTCGACGGCGGGAAGATCTCCTCCATCGGCGAACAATTCAAGTAGCACCTCGTATGGCAGTAAATCCTCGTTGAGCAGAAGTACGGGAAATTTGCAGAGCCTGCGAAGAGCAGAGACGTCCGCCTCCAATCACTCGCTGAGTACGAATACGAGCCGGAGTTCTACTTCCTCTTCGATACCGCTGGCCACCACACCTTACTCATCCGGCTCGACTGGCAATCGCAGCCAGCCGACAGCCGCAACGACTCCGTCCCCGCGTGTGCTCCAGAACTCACCGCTGCCCAAGCTGAAGCGGGATACGATCAGCTCGAGGGTGCGTCATCTGGACTCCCTGTCACGTGCCCAGCAGACGCCGGAGGGCCTGAAGGGTACCACCACCAACTCCACCTCCATTGCCGCTCAGCTGAGCTCGACTCTGCGCAAAGATCTCCAGCTGAGTGGAAACGGGACCGGAGCTCCCTATAATCAGCACCACCTGAATCACAGGCGCAGTGGTCACTCGCCGGCCTCGAACTCCTCTGGCAGCGGCGTGTCCAGGCGTTACAGTAGTGCCTCGACTGGGGGGTCCGGTGGTCGAGCCATCGGCCGGGATCAGGGTGAGCCCACCACGCCCACATCCAGCTATGGCGGCGACAGTGATAGTGGCAAG ATACAAGCCACTTATCCTAACAAACGCCAGGCTACACTGAGAAAATAA